The following is a genomic window from Opitutus sp. GAS368.
AAGTCCCGTGAGATGTTCGACCTGTGCGAGACGCTCACGCCCGTCGTGCAGCGGAATTCCGTCGACGAGGGTTACCTCGACATCGGGCCGTGCGGCTTCAAGACGCTGCCGGAGATCGAGCGGCGCGTGCGCGCCCTGCAGCAGCGCATCTGGGACGACCTGCAGATCCCGACCTCTTTCGGTATCGCCGCCAACAAGCTCGTGTCCGCCATCGCCAGCAAGGCCCGCAAGCCGCGCGGGTTCACGGTCGTGCCACCCGGGGAGGAAGCGGCGTTCCTGGCGCCGCTGAAGATCAGTGTGATTCCCGGCGTGGGCAAGAAGAGCGAGGAACGGCTGGCGGCGTCCGGCATCCGGCTCGTCAGCGACGTGCTTACGCGGAGCGAGCGCGAACTGAAGAACCTCTTCGGCAGCGGCTGGGAGGAGATGTTGCGAACCGCCCGCGGCGAGGACGACCGGCCGGTGCATACCGACCACGAGGACGCGAAGTCTTATTCGGTGCAGGAGACCTTCGGCGAGGACATCAGCGACTTGGCCGAGATTGAGCGCATCGCCAAGCGAATGATCGACGAGCTGATGCCCGCCATCCGCGGCGATGGGAAACGGGTGAAGACGATGACGGTCAAGGTGCGCTACCCCGGCATGGAAAACAGCACGGCCGGCCGAAGCCTGGCCGAGGCCACGGACCTGGAGGCGCCGTTTTATCCGCTGGTGCAGCCGCTGTTGAAGGCGGCGTGGACGCAGCGCCGGCCGTTGCGCCTGGTGAGCGTGCGGTTTTCCGGCGTGGAGGAGAAGGGCAGCCAGCTCGAGATGTTCGCCCAGACCGACGAGAAGAAACGCCGGTTGGCCGCGGTCATGGACAAACTGAACGCCAAGGGCCAGGCCGGCATCGTCCGCCACGGGCATCAAATACAAAAAGAAGATTAACCACGACGACACGACGTCACCACGAGCTTTTAAGCTTGGTCTTAGGAGCGTCGTGCCGTGGTGTCGTGGTGGTGAATGAACTAGATCAACGTATTGCCACCGCCAAGCAGGTCGTCATGGCCGAGACGGCGCTGCTGCACCGGGAATTCGGGCACGCCAAGCCCGTCATCAAGCACGACGGCACCAAGGTCACGCCGGTGGACATTGCCATCTCGCAGCACCTGCAGGACGCCATCACCCAGGCCTTTCCCGCCGACCAGTTTTTCAGCGAGGAGCTGACGCCCACCGCGGTGCCGGTGCCGCTCACGTCCCGCTTCTGCTGGGTGTGCGATCCGATCGACGGCACGAACAATTACGCCAACGGCATCATCTACTGCGCCATCTCACTCGCGCTGCTGGAAAACGGCACACCCATCTACGGCATCATCTACGACATGGCGCGGCGCGTTCTCATCCACGGCGGTCCCGGCCGCGGCGTGTGGGACGGCGACAAGCCGGCGAAAGCCCGGGCGGAGGCGCCGAACAGCCACAGCCTGGTTGGGTTTCATTCCCCGGTGGAAAAGGTCTATGCGGCGGAAGGCAAGAAGCTCATCGAAAATTTCAAGATCCGCGGGCTCGGCAGCAGCACGCTGCACCTGGCTTATGCGGCCATCGGACTGCTCGACGGGGTGGTGGACCACAACAACAAGGTCTGGGACATCGCCGCCGCCTGCGCGCTGCTGACGGAGGCCGGCGTCGAGATCCACTACCTGGAAAACCCGCCGTTCCCGATGACGGAGTTCACGCTCAAGGCCAAGCGCATCCAATACGCCGCGGGCAATCCGGCGATGGTGGCGAAGCTGCGGGAAGTGATCGGGAGATAGGATACTCGGGGGACTGGAGCTATCAGCTCCTGCCTTGTCATTCTGAGCGAAAGCGAAGAATCCAGTCGTGGGCCGACGCAATGACTACGCATGCTTACTGGATCTACATTCTGACTAATCGCTGGAATGGCACCCTCTATGTTGGCGTAACCAACGACCTGAAGCGCCGCATTTGGGAACACAGGGCCGGTGCGATTCCGGGTTTCACCAAGCAGTATGGATTGAAGAGGTTGCTTTACTATGAGGAATTTCGCGATGTGCGCCGAGCCATCGACCGCGAGAAGCACCTCAAAGGATGGAACCGGCAACGAAAGCTTGAGCTGATCGAGAGAGGGAATCCCGATTGGAAGGACCTGAGCACTGATTGGTTTAGCGAAGGACTGGATTCTTCGCTGCGCTCAGAATGACAGGCCGAGGAACTTGAACCTACAGCGAATGCCGACCAGCGGTGCTGAGCGATTTCTCTGTCATACCTGATACGTCTGGAGCGGAACCGGGTCGAGGATCTTGGACTTCGGCATCTTGGCGGTGAGCTGCTCCATGAACCAGGCGCGGGCCGGCGGGTCGCCGTGGGTCAGGACGATGGAACGGGCCTGCGTTTTCACCGCGAAATTGAGGAGTTCGTCGCGCGTGGCGTGGCCGCTGAACTCGAAGCGCTCGATGTGGGCGCGGACGCGGGTCTTCACGTTGACGGCGTCGAAGAGGAACTGGTCGCCGTTGTTGGCCGCCAGCAGGTGGCCGCCGGGGGTGTCGGGGTCGCAGTAGCCGACGAACAGGATGCTGTGCTTGGCGTTGCCGAGCAGGCAGGAAGCGATGGTGTAGGAGGGCGTGTTCTCCGCCACCATGCCGGCGCTGACGACGTAGATGCCCTGGATGGGCGGCTCCTTGCCGGGCTTGAGGTCGCGGGGGGCTTTCTTGGCCTTGAGGTCCTTGAGGATGCTGCGGGTGAAGTGGACCATGCCCGTCTTCTTGCTGATCTGGTCGAAGTAATCGGCGATGTCCATGCCCAGCCCGGAGACGAAGATCGGGCACTCGGCGAGGCGGTCGAATTTCCGGGCGTCGTGGAGGATGGCCATGATCTCCTGCATGCGGCCGAGCGCGAAGACCGGGATGAGCACCGAGCCGCCGCGCTGGATGGTGGCGTTGATCGTTTCGACGAGGCGGATCATCTCCTTGGAGCGGGTGATGCCCGGCGGCTTCTCGGTGGCGCCGTGGGTGGTCTCGGTGACGAGTGTGTCGAACTTGCCGGTCGGGAACTTGGCGCCGGCGAGGATGCGCTGGACCTGGAAGAGGACGTCGCCCGTGAAGAAGATGCGGCGGTGCTTGTGGTGGATCTCGATGCCGGCGGCGCCGGGCACGTGCCCGGCGGGATGGAAGGTGAACTCGATCTCATCGCGCGCGCCGGCGAACTTCTTCGGACTGTTGAAGGCGAGGGGATACATCCGCGGCGCGACGCGGTCGATTTCCTCGTGGGTGAAGAGCGGGTAGTCGGGGATGTTCTTCTCCTCCTTCTCACGCAGCATGACGTTGGCGGAGTTGTGCAGCATGCGCTCGATCAGCATGTGGCTCGGCTGCGTCATGATCACCGGGGTGTTCGGGTAGGCGCGCATCAGCAGCGGCAGCGAGCCGATGTGGTCCAGGTGGCAGTGCGTGATGAGGATGAGGTCCAGCTTCACACCCTGCAGCGGGCGGAGGTTTGGCGCGGCGACGCGGCCGATCTTCTTCGGGTGCAGGCCGCTGTCCACGACGAGGTGGAAATCGCCCAGTTGGACGTAGAGCGAATTGGCGCCGATGC
Proteins encoded in this region:
- a CDS encoding DNA polymerase IV encodes the protein MLPLPTIVHLDADAFFVSCELSLKPELRGTKCAVGGRERGIISSASYEARACGVYTPMPTKLALKVCPDLILLPHTAGIYSKKSREMFDLCETLTPVVQRNSVDEGYLDIGPCGFKTLPEIERRVRALQQRIWDDLQIPTSFGIAANKLVSAIASKARKPRGFTVVPPGEEAAFLAPLKISVIPGVGKKSEERLAASGIRLVSDVLTRSERELKNLFGSGWEEMLRTARGEDDRPVHTDHEDAKSYSVQETFGEDISDLAEIERIAKRMIDELMPAIRGDGKRVKTMTVKVRYPGMENSTAGRSLAEATDLEAPFYPLVQPLLKAAWTQRRPLRLVSVRFSGVEEKGSQLEMFAQTDEKKRRLAAVMDKLNAKGQAGIVRHGHQIQKED
- a CDS encoding inositol monophosphatase, encoding MNELDQRIATAKQVVMAETALLHREFGHAKPVIKHDGTKVTPVDIAISQHLQDAITQAFPADQFFSEELTPTAVPVPLTSRFCWVCDPIDGTNNYANGIIYCAISLALLENGTPIYGIIYDMARRVLIHGGPGRGVWDGDKPAKARAEAPNSHSLVGFHSPVEKVYAAEGKKLIENFKIRGLGSSTLHLAYAAIGLLDGVVDHNNKVWDIAAACALLTEAGVEIHYLENPPFPMTEFTLKAKRIQYAAGNPAMVAKLREVIGR
- a CDS encoding GIY-YIG nuclease family protein; its protein translation is MTTHAYWIYILTNRWNGTLYVGVTNDLKRRIWEHRAGAIPGFTKQYGLKRLLYYEEFRDVRRAIDREKHLKGWNRQRKLELIERGNPDWKDLSTDWFSEGLDSSLRSE
- a CDS encoding MBL fold metallo-hydrolase — encoded protein: MKIIDLNADGGIGANSLYVQLGDFHLVVDSGLHPKKIGRVAAPNLRPLQGVKLDLILITHCHLDHIGSLPLLMRAYPNTPVIMTQPSHMLIERMLHNSANVMLREKEEKNIPDYPLFTHEEIDRVAPRMYPLAFNSPKKFAGARDEIEFTFHPAGHVPGAAGIEIHHKHRRIFFTGDVLFQVQRILAGAKFPTGKFDTLVTETTHGATEKPPGITRSKEMIRLVETINATIQRGGSVLIPVFALGRMQEIMAILHDARKFDRLAECPIFVSGLGMDIADYFDQISKKTGMVHFTRSILKDLKAKKAPRDLKPGKEPPIQGIYVVSAGMVAENTPSYTIASCLLGNAKHSILFVGYCDPDTPGGHLLAANNGDQFLFDAVNVKTRVRAHIERFEFSGHATRDELLNFAVKTQARSIVLTHGDPPARAWFMEQLTAKMPKSKILDPVPLQTYQV